The Manihot esculenta cultivar AM560-2 chromosome 1, M.esculenta_v8, whole genome shotgun sequence genome has a window encoding:
- the LOC110623995 gene encoding proteasome activator subunit 4, with protein MHLYNAWLPPPVAEETKKETESFSRVINSVKASYKPDDPESVYATLKWISVIDLFIKAKSEVALEDVNQLVEIGIHLFNISQNKLYAQVRWGSVLVRVLNKFRKKLHSLKVQWRPLYDTLVHTHFSRNTGPEGWRLRQRHFETVTSLVRSCRRFFPAGSASDIWSEFSSLLENPWHNSSFEGSGFVRLFLPTNLDNQDFYTEDWVEKSLELWDSIPNCQFWNSQWAAVIARVIKNCSFVNWEGFLPTLFTRYLNMFEVPVANGSGSYPFSVDVPRNTRFLFSNKTSTPAKAISKSIVYLLRPGSSAQEHFEKLVNLLEQYYHPSNGGRWTYSLERFLLYLVITFQKRLQHEQQTTDNDGQAELFLGKLERSSFVTVLLKLIDRGQYSKNEHLSETVAAATSILSYVEPSLVLPFLASRFRLALETMTATHQLKTAVMSVAFAGRSLFLTSLSTSKLVDFGGNDDTFLDLLMISLSNALLGMDANDPPKTLATLQLIGSIFSNIATLDDEKNDLSFMPTSRLSEWLDEFFCRLFSLLQHLEPSTVLNEGLHSSGTSGTFLVEDGPYYYCMLEILLGRLSKSLYNQALKKISKFVRTNILPGAVAEVGLLCCACVHSNPDEAVGSLVEPILSSVISSLQGTPTTGFGGRGIPDSSVSAKAKPALSPALETAIDYQLKILSVAISYGGPALLRCKEQIKEVIESAFESPSWKVNGAGDHLLRSVLGSVVVYYPIDQYKCMLCHPAAAALEEWISTKDYSRDEKLIGPKWHVPNDEEIQFANELLNLHFESALDELLRICQNKIHSDPGNEKEHLKVTLLRIDSSLQGVLSCLPDFSPSSRNGIVEDPSHTSFLIAGATGSTVGSIELRVKAAKIIHTACKYLLEEKSDDSILLILIIRIMDALGNYGSLEYDEWSNHRQAWKLESAAIIEPPINFIVSSHSKGKKRPRWALIDKAYMHSTWRSSQASYHLFRTSGNFSPSEDAILLMEDLLNLSLHSYETVRALAGKSLLKMIKRWPSMISECVLSLTENLRNPKAPENAVLGSCAVLSTQTVLKHLTTDPKALSSFLLGILSSSHHESLKALKAINELFVKYNIHFSGVSRAVFRASDNHTDGSDFADLVSQIISMSFDSTGLHWRYNLMANRVLLLLAMTSRNEPSFSSKILSETAGHFLKSLKSQLPQTRILAISALNTLLKESPYKLSAENLGASSGNHMNTKSSLEGALSKIFQEDGFFNETLNSLSHVHIITDTDGMSRGNHGNSSFQSLADKSITRFYFDFSASWPRTPSWISLLGNDTFYSNFARIFKRLIQECGMPVLLSLKSTLEEFANAKERSKQCVASEALAGALHSDIDGLLTAWDGWMMGQLQNVILSQSVESVPEWAACIRYAVTGKGKYGTGVPILRQQILDCLMMSLPPAVTTTIVAKRYTFLSAALIEISPQKMLLPEIELHSKLLNELLGNMCHSSAQVREAIGVTLSILCSNIRLHLSIAHNHSSEDANADFDKLLKEENWVLFLTERASDVVTNIQKTSPLDNLEIPTRTVPQNGSLNGDAQDDVKWMETLFHFVISTLKSGRSSYLLDVIVQFLYPVISLQETSNKDLSTLAKAAFELLKWRIFWEPHLQSVVSVILTSANDPNWRTRSATLTYLRTFMYRHTSILSRIEKQQIWSTVENLLRDNQVEVREHAAAVLAGLMKGGDEDLAKDFRDRAFIVASTIQRKRKMRNSKSGQSIASIHGAVLALAASVLSVPYDMPGWLPEHVTLLARFGGEPSPVKSTVTKAVAEFRRTHADTWNVQKDSFTEEQLEVLADTSSSSSYFA; from the exons atGCATCTCTACAATGCATGGCTGCCACCGCCGGTGGCCGAGGAGACCAAGAAAGAGACTGAATCTTTCTCTCGAGTGATCAACTCCGTTAAGGCCTCTTATAAGCCCGACGATCCTGAATCTGTCTATGCCACTCTTAAATGGATTTCTGTTATCGACCT CTTCATAAAGGCGAAAAGTGAAGTGGCTTTGGAAGATGTGAATCAGCTTGTGGAAATTGGAATTCATTTGTTCAATATATCTCAGAATAAGCTTTATGCCCAG GTTCGATGGGGAAGTGTCTTGGTTAGAGTGCTTAATAAATTCAGAAAGAAGTTGCATTCTTTAAAAGTGCAATGGCGGCCGTTGTATGATACTCTGGTTCATACTCATTTCTCAAG GAATACAGGTCCAGAAGGATGGAGGTTGAGACAACGGCACTTTGAGACTGTTACATCACTTGTTAGATCCTGCAGGAGATTCTTTCCTGCAGGTTCTGCCTCGGATATATGGTCTGAGTTTAG TTCCCTATTGGAAAATCCATGGCATAATTCATCATTTGAAGGATCTGGGTTTGTGAGACTTTTTCTACCCACCAACTTGGACAACCAGGACTTCTATACAGA GGATTGGGTTGAAAAGAGTTTGGAACTGTGGGACTCAATACCAAATTGCCAATTTTGGAACAGCCAGTGGGCAGCTGTCATAGCACGTGTTATAAAAAACTGTAGCTTTGTCAACTGGGAAGGCTTCTTGCCAACACTTTTCACCAGATACCTAAATATGTTTGag GTTCCTGTGGCAAATGGAAGTGGGTCATATCCCTTTTCTGTTGATGTTCCCCGGAATACGAGATTTTTATTCTCCAACAAAACGAGTACCCCAGCAAAGGCTATTTCAAAATCAATT GTATATTTACTAAGACCTGGAAGTTCAGCACAGGAACACTTTGAGAAATTGGTCAACCTCTTGGAACA ATATTACCATCCCTCTAATGGTGGTCGCTGGACCTATTCCTTGGAGCGGTTTTTGCTTTATTTAGTAATTACATTCCAGAAGCGCTTACAGCATGAGCAACA GACCACAGATAATGATGGACAAGCTGAATTGTTTCTAGGAAAATTGGAGAGGAGTTCTTTTGTTACTGTGCTGCTGAAGTTAATAGACCGTGGGCAATATAGCAAGAATGAGCATCTATCTGAGACAGTTGCTGCGGCAACTTCTATTTTATCATATGTGGAGCCCTCTTTGGTTCTTCCATTTTTAGCATCTCGGTTCCGTCTGGCCTTGGAGACG ATGACTGCCACCCACCAGTTGAAAACGGCTGTCATGTCTGTGGCATTTGCGGGACGCTCGTTGTTCCTCACATCCTTATCAACTTCAAAACTGGTTGATTTTGGTGGTAATGATGATACTTTCCTTGATCTTTTGATGATTTCATTATCCAATGCATTACTTGGCATGGATGCCAATGATCCTCCCAAAACCTTGGCAACCTTGCAGTTAATTGGTTCAATATTCTCGAAT ATTGCAACTTTGGATGATGAAAAGAATGATCTGTCATTCATGCCAACAAGCCGCCTTTCTGAATGGTTGGATGAATTCTTTTGTCGCCTATTTTCATTACTTCAACATTTGGAACCCAGTACTGTTCT GAATGAAGGCTTACATTCATCAGGAACATCTGGGACATTTCTGGTTGAGGATGGTCCTTACTATTATTGCATGCTTGAAATCTTGCTTGGCAGGCTCTCGAAATCACTATACAATCAG GCTTTGAAGAAAATTTCAAAGTTTGTCAGGACAAATATTCTACCTGGAGCAGTAGCAGAGGTTGGACTGCTTTGTTGTGCATGTGTTCATTCAAATCCAGATGAGGCAGTTGGTTCTCTTGTTGAGCCAATTTTGTCATCTGTTATATCATCTTTGCAAGGAACTCCTACTACAGGCTTTGGAGGAAGAGGAATCCCTGATTCATCTGTTTCAGCCAAG GCAAAACCAGCACTCTCTCCGGCTCTTGAAACAGCAATTGATTATCAATTGAAAATATTGTCGGTTGCCATCAGCTATGGAGGTCCTGCACTTCTTCGCTGCAAGGAACAGATTAAAGAAGTTATTGAGTCTGCTTTTGAATCTCCCTCGTGGAAG GTTAATGGAGCTGGTGATCATCTTCTTCGATCTGTCCTTGGAAGTGTGGTTGTTTATTATCCTATTGATCAGTATAA GTGCATGTTGTGCCATCCTGCTGCTGCAGCATTAGAAGAATGGATTAGCACAAAAGATTATAGTAGGGATGAAAAATTGATTGGCCCCAAGTGGCATGTTCCAAATGATGAAGAAATTCAGTTTGCAAATGAACTTTTGAACCTTCATTTTGAATCAGCTTTAGATGAACTTTTGAGAATATGCCAAAACAAAATCCACTCTGATCCAG GAAATGAAAAAGAGCACTTGAAAGTCACTCTTTTACGTATTGATTCTTCATTGCAAGGTGTTTTATCTTGCTTACCTGATTTCAGCCCATCCTCCAGGAATGGGATTGTTGAAGACCCAAGTCATACTTCTTTCTTGATAGCTGGAGCAACAGGTTCAACTGTTGGAAGCATTGAATTGCGTGTAAAAGCTGCTAAGATTATTCACACAGCTTGcaa GTACCTGTTGGAGGAAAAATCAGATGACAGCATCCTGTTGATACTTATTATTCGTATCATGGATGCACTGGGAAATTATG GAAGTTTGGAGTATGATGAATGGTCAAATCACAGGCAGGCTTGGAAGTTGGAATCTGCTGCCATTATAGAGCCTCCAATAAATTTCATTGTGTCATCTCATTctaaaggaaagaaaag GCCGAGGTGGGCTCTTATTGACAAAGCATACATGCATAGCACATGGAGGTCGTCACAAGCATCATATCATCTGTTTCGGACGAGTGGGAACTTTTCTCCTTCAGAAGATGCAATTCTTCTAATGGAAGATCTACTGAACCTCTCTTTGCATAGCTATGAGACTGTTCGCGC ACTTGCTGGAAAATCACTGCTGAAGATGATTAAGAGATGGCCATCTATGATCTCAGAGTGTGTGCTCTCTCTTACTGAAAACTTGCGGAACCCTAAAGCACCTGAGAATGCAGTGCTAGGTTCTTGTGCAGTCCTTTCTACACAGACAGTTCTTAAGCATTTGACAACG GATCCAAAAGCATTATCATCCTTTCTTCTTGGAATTCTTTCTAG TTCCCACCATGAATCACTGAAAGCCCTGAAAGCAATTAATGAG CTTTTTGTCAAGTACAACATCCACTTCTCTGGAGTATCTAGAGCCGTTTTCAGGGCATCGGACAATCACACAGATGGTTCAGATTTTGCAGATTTGGTTTCTCAGATTATATCTATGAGTTTTGACTCTACTGGATTGCATTGGCG GTATAACCTGATGGCTAATAGGGTTCTGCTTTTGTTGGCCATGACATCTAGAAATGAGCCAAGCTTCTCTTCAAAAATACTGAGTGAAACTGCTG GTCACTTCCTaaaaagtttaaagagtcaaCTTCCTCAGACAAGAATACTTGCAATCTCAGCTCTGAATACTCTTCTAAAAGAATCGCCATATAAGTTGTCAGCTGAGAATCTAGGCGCGTCTTCTGGGAATCATATGAATACCAAGTCATCTCTTGAAGGGGCATTAAGCAAAATTTTTCAGGAAGATGGATTTTTTAATGAGACTTTGAATAGTCTTTCACATGTTCATATAATCACCGATACAGATGGCATGTCTAGAGGAAATCATGGAAATTCTTCTTTCCAAAGTTTGGCAGACAAATCAATCACCCGTTTTTATTTCGACTTTTCTGCTTCCTGGCCACGTACTCCTAGTTGGATTTCTTTGCTAGGAAATGATACTTTTTACTCAAATTTTGCACGGATCTTTAAGCGGCTGATACAAGAATGTGGCATGCCTGTTTTGCTGTCACTTAAAAGTACAttggaagagtttgcaaatgctAAAGAAAGGTCTAAGCAATGTGTTGCTTCTGAGGCATTAGCTGGAGCGCTACATTCTGATATTGATGGTCTTTTAACAGCATGGGATGGTTGGATGATGGGTCAGTTACAGAATGTCATTCTTTCTCAGTCGGTGGAATCTGTACCTGAGTGGGCGGCTTGTATACGCTACGCAGTTACCGGAAAAGGAAAATATGGTACCGGAGTTCCTATTCTGAGACAACAAATTTTGGACTGCTTGATGATGTCTTTACCTCCAGCTGTGACCACTACCATTGTTGCAAAACGCTACACTTTTCTTTCAGCTGCACTTATAGAAATTTCCCCACAAAAAATGCTTTTGCCTGAGATAGAGCTCCACAGTAAACTTCTTAATGAGTTATTGGGTAATATGTGCCATTCATCAGCCCAA GTAAGGGAAGCTATAGGGGTCACCCTGTCCATATTGTGCTCCAATATTCGCCTTCATTTATCAATTGCTCATAATCATTCAAGTGAAGATGCAAATGCTGACTTTGATAAACTACTAAAAGAGGAAAATTGGGTTCTGTTTCTGACAGAACGAGCTTCTGATGTGGTCACAAATATTCAGAAAACTAGCCCTTTGGACAATTTAGAGATACCAACACGGACAGTTCCTCAAAATGGGTCCTTGAATGGAGATGCACAGGATGATGTTAAGTGGATGGAAACG CTCTTTCATTTTGTCATATCAACACTGAAATCTGGAAGATCATCTTATTTGCTGGATGTCATTGTGCAGTTTCTCTATCCTGTAATTTCCTTGCAG GAAACATCAAATAAAGACTTATCAACCCTGGCCAAGGCTGCTTTCGAATTGCTAAAATGGAGGATTTTCTGGGAACCTCATCTTCAAAGTGTTGTTTCAGTTATCCTTACTTCAGCCAATGATCCTAACTGGCGGACCAGATCAGCTACTCTGACATATCTACGTACTTTCATGTATAG GCATACTTCTATTCTCTCGAGGATTGAGAAACAACAAATTTGGAGTACTGTTGAGAATTTACTGAGGGACAATCAAGTAGAG GTGAGAGAGCATGCTGCGGCGGTTCTAGCAGGTCTAATGAAGGGCGGGGATGAAGATCTTGCTAAAGACTTCCGTGATAGAGCTTTCATAGTGGCCAGTACCATTCAAAGGAAGAGAAAGATGAG GAATTCAAAATCTGGACAATCAATAGCATCTATTCATGGTGCTGTGCTTGCTTTGGCTGCTTCTGTATTATCCGTCCCATATGATATGCCCGG